The DNA sequence GGTTGAGCCGGGCTCGTATACGCTGACGGTAGAGCATCCGAATTTCCAGGACTCGACTCTTAGCGGCGTAGTTGTGAATGTTGGCGGAACCAAGGACAAAGTGATAATGTTGTCAGGCTGTGGATTCGTAGCGGGAGATGCTGATGGCAACGCCGGTGTAAGTATCTCAGATGTCGTCTATCTGGTTAACTATGTCTTTGGCGGAGGAGCGGCTCCAATACCCCTCGAAGCTGGCGACTCGAATTGTGATGGCGGATTGAGCATTTCCGATGCAGTATACATGATAAGCTTCATCTTCTCCGGAGGACCAGCGCCTTGCAGTGGTTGCTGATCTTGGCAATTTAGGACAACACGAAAAAAGCGCCCGGCCTAAGCGGGGCGCTTTTTATCTCAGGGATTCTGTGAGGCGAGTCACTTCTTTCGCATGAATACCATTGCTTTGACGCGATTGCGTCCAGTGACCGGCTTGGAAGGCTGAGCAATACCAAAACCGTTGGTTTCGACCGGATTGATCTTTCTTGCCAATTCGCGAGGTACTTGTTTGGAGGGAACGAAATTGAACTTTTCGAAGTACTTCGGCATATCAGTGGCAAGCCAGATCGTATCGGGACCGACTTCCAATAGCTTCTTGATGATCATCTTGCCCCAACCCTTACCGCGGAATTCTTCGGCAACCCCGACAACTTCGAGTTCGGTATAGCCTTCTTGCGAGCGCAAGGCGCCAAAGCCGAGAATTCGGTC is a window from the bacterium genome containing:
- a CDS encoding GNAT family N-acetyltransferase, which encodes MLIFKKPSEMEFRQVMRMVEKYDISTPNDLPLDSFTILKNDDRILGFGALRSQEGYTELEVVGVAEEFRGKGWGKMIIKKLLEVGPDTIWLATDMPKYFEKFNFVPSKQVPRELARKINPVETNGFGIAQPSKPVTGRNRVKAMVFMRKK